From Sulfurovum zhangzhouensis, the proteins below share one genomic window:
- a CDS encoding magnesium transporter CorA family protein encodes MQNTELNIDALHHEDLDNPLHPSIFDRNEGYDILIIRLPILKKLHEIDMVSFGFVISESTSYFYHKTSRTLEILPKRFESIYEMLDKKIDDILKFFRDYQDEILLIEEKLYAQNLDKEFMSRWLRHKKDIVRIERVMQLTADELKDFIEVYEHHNDFPVNHYYDLLEHCERIHRSASLQLTKLDYIYNFYTTRTAEKMNRIIFLLTIISGVFLPLNLFVGYFGMNTSGLPFTAAGNGTMKVSIMMAFIMMVSIFLVVLWRKRMEKNEL; translated from the coding sequence ATGCAGAACACAGAATTAAATATTGATGCATTACATCATGAAGACTTGGACAATCCTCTTCACCCTTCGATCTTTGATCGGAATGAAGGGTATGATATTCTTATCATACGTTTGCCGATTTTGAAAAAACTGCATGAAATTGATATGGTTTCTTTTGGTTTTGTTATTTCCGAGAGTACAAGTTATTTTTATCATAAAACATCACGAACTTTGGAGATACTGCCAAAGCGCTTTGAGAGCATTTATGAAATGTTGGATAAGAAGATTGATGATATCTTAAAGTTTTTCCGGGATTACCAGGATGAGATTTTATTGATTGAAGAGAAACTATACGCACAAAATCTTGATAAAGAATTTATGTCAAGATGGCTTAGACATAAAAAGGACATTGTACGTATAGAACGGGTAATGCAATTGACAGCAGATGAACTAAAGGACTTTATCGAGGTTTATGAACATCATAATGATTTCCCTGTAAATCATTATTATGATCTCTTAGAGCATTGTGAACGTATTCACAGATCTGCATCGCTGCAATTGACAAAACTGGACTATATCTATAATTTTTATACGACACGTACGGCTGAGAAGATGAACCGTATCATCTTTCTGCTTACTATTATCTCAGGGGTCTTTTTACCCCTTAATCTTTTTGTCGGATATTTTGGAATGAATACGAGTGGTTTACCTTTTACAGCAGCTGGAAATGGAACAATGAAGGTGTCAATTATGATGGCTTTCATCATGATGGTGAGTATATTTTTAGTAGTGCTTTGGAGAAAAAGGATGGAAAAAAACGAACTATAA
- a CDS encoding mechanosensitive ion channel domain-containing protein, with translation MRKTLSLFLIFFSLLSAAEIDKRFFAKESKEAYLTQMEANITSNPDKESATLEAALLKEIRSQDQKTVQIGYQYESLDPNSQLDSNELEKSISRYVEARQVLVQSEKKSEQLSSKLDYVKEQIKDITEEHRDKLKAYQLQYTLYKLLLSHENSKIAMLDKTIKFNEKFFLNMLAKFRTDGYEKALENLKHDRSMLDELQSKIAAMDVQIEHEQLLESIDLDKLLTERKNLEDKLNSATIENVNSMLHIALFELALKKDNSFYDTLKKSSELISSVSSMEKEGLQLHLQLLRTMGKAFFGVTSVAVITSKESLTDTLNYIISLLYKPLFVFNEKAVNSADILKVLLIFVIGMFIASLYRRRIVRWSANWVKATPMTTKLMANFGYYFIIVVTFLVAINSVGIDLTSFSMFASALAIGIGFGLQTVVSNMVSGIIMMFERSVRVGDFIELNETLRGTVTDMRIRSTVIKTLDNIDIVVPNSSFIQNNVINLTLDDTMRRLHIPFGVAYGTEVKRVKEVILGELSQSELLYYKGDKEEQQPAVRMIGMGASSVDYELLVWIDWNIQRQYATKSDFLILVYNALYKHGIEIPFPQMDLHVKSEKNNIINEL, from the coding sequence ATGAGAAAAACTCTATCTCTATTTTTGATTTTTTTCTCTTTATTATCAGCAGCAGAAATAGATAAACGTTTTTTTGCAAAAGAAAGCAAAGAAGCCTACTTGACCCAGATGGAAGCAAATATTACTTCTAACCCTGACAAAGAGTCTGCGACACTTGAAGCTGCTCTTTTGAAGGAAATTAGATCTCAGGATCAAAAAACAGTTCAAATCGGTTATCAATATGAAAGCCTTGATCCTAACAGTCAACTTGATTCTAATGAACTTGAAAAAAGTATCAGTCGCTATGTAGAAGCCAGACAGGTTTTGGTACAAAGTGAAAAAAAGTCCGAACAATTAAGCAGTAAACTGGACTATGTTAAAGAACAGATCAAAGATATTACTGAAGAACATAGAGATAAATTAAAGGCTTATCAATTACAGTATACGCTTTACAAACTGCTTTTATCACATGAAAACAGCAAAATAGCTATGCTTGATAAGACGATAAAATTTAATGAAAAATTTTTTCTTAACATGCTCGCTAAATTCCGTACAGATGGATATGAAAAGGCCTTAGAAAATCTTAAACATGACCGTTCTATGCTTGATGAACTGCAAAGTAAAATAGCAGCAATGGATGTACAGATAGAGCATGAGCAGTTATTGGAGTCGATAGATCTGGATAAGCTCCTTACAGAACGCAAAAATCTAGAAGATAAGTTAAACAGTGCAACAATTGAAAACGTAAACAGTATGTTGCATATAGCATTGTTTGAGCTTGCTCTTAAAAAAGACAACTCCTTTTATGATACATTGAAAAAATCTTCTGAACTAATCTCTTCTGTGAGTTCAATGGAAAAAGAAGGCCTTCAACTGCATCTTCAATTGTTAAGAACAATGGGAAAAGCATTTTTTGGTGTCACTTCTGTCGCCGTGATTACATCCAAAGAGAGTTTAACAGATACACTCAATTATATTATTTCATTACTCTATAAACCGTTATTTGTTTTCAATGAAAAGGCCGTGAACAGTGCAGATATTTTAAAGGTTCTGCTAATCTTTGTGATAGGTATGTTCATCGCATCCCTTTATAGAAGACGCATTGTAAGATGGTCTGCAAATTGGGTCAAGGCCACACCTATGACAACAAAATTAATGGCTAATTTCGGTTACTATTTTATTATTGTAGTAACGTTTTTGGTGGCTATTAACAGTGTCGGGATCGATCTGACCTCTTTTTCAATGTTTGCAAGTGCTTTGGCTATCGGTATAGGTTTTGGTCTCCAAACAGTGGTCTCCAACATGGTTTCAGGGATCATTATGATGTTTGAAAGAAGTGTAAGAGTAGGGGACTTTATAGAACTTAACGAGACGCTAAGAGGTACAGTTACAGATATGCGGATCAGGTCGACTGTGATTAAGACGCTTGACAACATAGATATCGTAGTACCAAACTCTTCATTTATTCAAAATAATGTTATCAACTTGACATTAGATGATACGATGCGAAGACTTCATATCCCTTTCGGTGTGGCATATGGTACTGAAGTTAAGAGAGTTAAAGAAGTAATACTTGGAGAGCTTTCACAAAGTGAGTTGCTCTATTATAAAGGAGATAAGGAAGAGCAGCAACCGGCTGTCCGAATGATAGGTATGGGTGCAAGCAGTGTAGACTATGAACTCTTGGTATGGATAGATTGGAATATTCAAAGACAATATGCTACCAAGTCGGATTTTTTGATACTTGTCTACAATGCACTCTATAAACACGGTATAGAGATTCCATTTCCTCAGATGGATTTGCATGTCAAAAGTGAAAAAAATAATATTATAAATGAGTTGTGA
- a CDS encoding alpha-L-glutamate ligase-like protein has product MMLFDRIKMLRAKGVIGMNFRNIELIGRYNDRSKYPLVDNKLITKRIAKEAGIAVTELYGKIEWQSQLARLHEMLAPYDSFVIKPVHGSGGKGIVVITHREDDLFIRANGTSMTLTDIHTHITNILSGLYSLGGRYDIAIIEKMVEFDPVFQNYSYEGVPDVRLIVYKGYPMMAMMRCPTHESNGKANLHQGAVGVGIDIATGKAINAVQHNHPVTVHPNTKHDFSGLQIPHWEEILKIGAKCYDMTGLGYLGADIVFDRNVGPLLLELNARPGLAIQIANNKGEYHRVKRIDQEKQERNAEERAAFCINVLSKV; this is encoded by the coding sequence ATGATGTTGTTTGACCGAATTAAAATGCTTCGTGCCAAGGGAGTTATCGGTATGAACTTTAGAAATATCGAGTTGATCGGTCGCTACAATGACAGAAGCAAATATCCGCTCGTGGATAATAAGCTTATCACCAAAAGGATCGCAAAAGAAGCAGGTATCGCTGTAACCGAACTCTATGGTAAGATAGAGTGGCAGTCTCAGTTAGCACGCCTTCATGAGATGTTGGCTCCTTATGATAGTTTTGTGATCAAGCCGGTACATGGAAGCGGTGGGAAAGGGATAGTAGTTATCACGCATAGGGAGGATGACCTCTTTATCAGGGCCAATGGAACTTCGATGACACTTACAGATATTCATACCCATATTACAAACATCCTTAGCGGACTTTACTCTTTGGGAGGACGTTATGACATTGCGATCATTGAGAAGATGGTGGAGTTTGACCCCGTTTTCCAAAATTATAGCTATGAAGGTGTACCTGACGTACGTCTGATCGTTTATAAAGGGTACCCTATGATGGCAATGATGCGCTGTCCGACACATGAGAGTAACGGTAAAGCAAATTTGCATCAAGGTGCTGTAGGGGTTGGGATCGATATCGCCACAGGTAAAGCGATCAACGCTGTTCAGCATAATCATCCCGTTACAGTACATCCCAATACTAAACATGATTTCTCAGGATTACAGATTCCACACTGGGAAGAGATACTCAAAATCGGTGCCAAGTGTTATGATATGACAGGACTTGGATACTTAGGGGCCGATATTGTATTTGACAGAAATGTCGGTCCACTACTGCTCGAACTCAATGCCCGTCCCGGTCTGGCGATACAAATTGCCAATAACAAAGGGGAGTATCATAGGGTTAAGCGCATCGATCAGGAAAAACAAGAGCGTAATGCTGAAGAAAGGGCTGCATTCTGCATAAATGTGCTGAGTAAAGTATAA
- a CDS encoding UUP1 family membrane protein, protein MSSRFQVMVIAFMLAAIGLFIVWYKAAFLNIPLTPHEKKDYFTISAEVSFTGDNAPAEITMALPAPQEGVKIISQESESGDFGFTISQTEEGERAVWSKRNIEGKQKIFYKITVSPEAFYSYSPDSGVNAGLSQNYNVDTGTIFALWDEVERAAVSSLIDTVRVHSSGPLTFAAQLIDQLNKEAPSDSVKLLLNMKNEDKISLIMKILMHEKINVRKVRGIYLKDRQKGRTLTEMFEVQTDEGWKLFDYEKGHVYKPKDLFVWQRGNDALFTAKGVSKPRLRFSIIQTQVPVISTIQQNIYGSSEFLNFSLFTLPASQQNAFKQILLIPMGVLIVVILRILVGIRTMGTFMPVLFSLAFIQTSLLNGLVMFFVIVFSGLFIRFYLSRLRLLLVARISAVIIVVIAIMSLMSIISYKLGITQVLSVTFFPMIILSWTIERMSILWEEEGGREVFVQGSGSLIVAVLAYFVMMNEYAAYLFFSFPELLLVILAVIILIGRYTGYRVSELLRFAPLGRS, encoded by the coding sequence ATGTCTTCAAGATTTCAAGTAATGGTTATCGCTTTTATGCTCGCAGCGATAGGTTTATTTATTGTTTGGTATAAAGCAGCATTTCTAAATATTCCTTTAACTCCACATGAGAAAAAAGATTATTTTACGATCAGTGCAGAGGTAAGCTTTACCGGTGATAACGCTCCAGCTGAGATCACTATGGCACTACCGGCTCCTCAAGAGGGCGTGAAGATCATTTCACAGGAGAGTGAGTCAGGCGATTTTGGTTTTACAATTTCTCAGACAGAAGAAGGTGAACGTGCTGTATGGTCTAAGAGAAACATAGAAGGAAAACAGAAGATTTTTTATAAAATTACCGTATCTCCTGAAGCGTTTTACAGCTATTCTCCAGACTCTGGAGTCAATGCCGGGCTTTCTCAAAATTACAATGTTGATACAGGTACGATTTTTGCTTTATGGGATGAAGTAGAACGTGCTGCTGTATCAAGTTTGATTGATACCGTACGTGTCCATTCATCCGGTCCACTTACTTTTGCCGCTCAATTGATTGATCAATTGAATAAGGAAGCTCCAAGTGATTCAGTCAAATTGCTTCTCAATATGAAAAACGAAGACAAAATATCACTGATCATGAAGATATTGATGCATGAAAAAATAAATGTAAGAAAAGTACGGGGCATCTATCTTAAAGATAGACAAAAAGGACGTACTCTTACTGAAATGTTTGAAGTACAAACTGATGAAGGATGGAAGCTTTTTGATTATGAAAAAGGACATGTTTACAAGCCAAAGGATCTATTTGTATGGCAAAGAGGTAATGATGCTCTCTTCACAGCTAAAGGCGTAAGCAAGCCAAGGTTACGTTTCTCAATCATCCAAACGCAGGTACCCGTCATTTCTACTATACAGCAGAATATTTATGGAAGCAGTGAATTTTTAAATTTTTCATTATTTACTCTGCCGGCTTCTCAGCAAAATGCATTTAAGCAGATTTTGTTGATACCGATGGGGGTCTTGATCGTTGTTATATTGCGTATTTTGGTCGGGATACGAACAATGGGGACATTTATGCCTGTACTCTTTTCATTAGCATTTATACAGACATCATTACTGAATGGGCTTGTCATGTTCTTTGTGATTGTCTTCTCTGGACTCTTTATCAGGTTTTACCTTTCAAGGCTCAGGCTTTTGCTGGTAGCTAGGATTTCAGCTGTAATTATTGTGGTAATTGCGATCATGTCTTTGATGAGTATTATCAGTTATAAGCTGGGGATCACTCAAGTGTTAAGTGTGACCTTCTTCCCGATGATTATTCTTTCTTGGACGATTGAGCGTATGTCTATCCTTTGGGAAGAAGAGGGAGGAAGAGAAGTATTTGTTCAAGGAAGTGGTTCATTGATCGTTGCAGTATTGGCATATTTTGTAATGATGAACGAGTATGCAGCTTATCTCTTTTTCAGTTTCCCTGAACTGTTGTTAGTTATCTTGGCTGTGATCATCTTGATCGGTCGTTATACAGGGTATCGTGTGAGCGAACTACTTAGATTCGCACCTTTGGGACGTTCATGA
- a CDS encoding ATP-dependent zinc protease family protein — MKHSFFQTITVLAAGFILVSQVAAKEPQVPKVATQEQNTTVQDQNTTHEQLSQEISKPIIGAVEPVRVIPGNFIFDARIDTGATTTSLGVDKMEILTEDGKEWAEITINGIKSKHEVVKSTLIKQHGDESLKRYVIRLRLILGDVSEIVEVTLADRSNFEYKLLIGRNFLYERFVVDVSVDHTTTPKLYEEN; from the coding sequence ATGAAACATAGCTTTTTTCAGACAATTACAGTATTGGCCGCAGGGTTCATTTTAGTATCCCAAGTTGCTGCCAAAGAGCCTCAAGTACCAAAAGTTGCTACTCAAGAACAAAATACAACGGTACAAGATCAAAATACAACACATGAACAACTTAGCCAAGAGATTTCCAAACCGATCATAGGTGCAGTAGAGCCAGTTAGGGTTATCCCTGGAAATTTTATATTTGATGCCCGTATCGATACAGGGGCTACTACAACTTCATTGGGTGTAGATAAGATGGAGATTCTAACCGAAGATGGGAAAGAGTGGGCCGAGATCACAATCAATGGTATTAAAAGCAAACACGAGGTTGTAAAGTCTACCTTGATAAAACAACATGGAGATGAGTCACTAAAACGTTATGTAATACGTCTTAGACTGATTTTAGGGGATGTCTCGGAAATTGTTGAAGTAACCTTGGCAGATAGAAGTAATTTTGAATACAAACTCTTGATAGGTAGGAACTTTCTTTATGAGCGTTTTGTCGTAGATGTAAGTGTGGATCATACAACAACGCCTAAACTATATGAGGAGAACTGA
- a CDS encoding SO_0444 family Cu/Zn efflux transporter: MELLIKLFENILVLANAMSFYILIGLLIAGIMKQLIPDDFISSHLGENKSASVIKATIFGIPMPVCSCSVIPLAKSLQKEGASKGAVQSFLISTPITGVDSILATYSFFGWFFTLYRVVTSVIIAIITGILQNFMDNKESVKAEESTCCSSCGCHANTVEEKKGFSSKEALKYAYVTLFGDIYKALLIGLIFGGVFTTFIPKEILEPLFEYQFLTYFAVLVIAMPLYVCATASLPIAAAFMLSGMSGGAAFVFLSAGPATNTVTMGVVAQMFGKKALILYLGSIASFSILFGYLFDTFFGKLEILNITTEVEHFSVLDTASTIVMFGLIVYYFIKNR, from the coding sequence ATGGAATTACTGATAAAACTATTTGAAAACATATTGGTTCTTGCCAATGCTATGAGTTTCTATATCCTGATAGGACTGCTGATTGCCGGCATCATGAAACAGCTTATCCCTGATGATTTTATCTCATCGCACTTGGGGGAGAACAAAAGTGCCTCTGTCATCAAGGCAACAATATTCGGTATTCCTATGCCTGTATGTTCATGTTCAGTGATTCCTTTGGCTAAGTCACTTCAAAAAGAAGGAGCAAGCAAAGGTGCAGTACAAAGTTTTCTTATCTCAACACCTATCACCGGAGTTGACTCTATTCTGGCTACCTACAGTTTCTTCGGATGGTTCTTCACCCTCTATCGCGTTGTCACTTCTGTGATCATTGCCATTATCACAGGTATACTGCAAAACTTTATGGACAATAAAGAGAGTGTAAAAGCAGAAGAATCCACTTGTTGCTCAAGTTGCGGTTGTCATGCTAATACCGTAGAAGAGAAAAAAGGGTTTAGTTCCAAGGAGGCTTTGAAATATGCCTATGTGACACTCTTTGGCGATATCTATAAGGCTCTTTTGATCGGTTTGATCTTTGGTGGAGTATTTACTACCTTCATTCCCAAAGAGATACTTGAGCCACTCTTCGAGTATCAGTTCCTCACCTATTTTGCAGTATTGGTGATCGCAATGCCTCTTTATGTCTGTGCAACAGCATCACTGCCTATTGCTGCAGCCTTTATGCTCAGTGGTATGAGCGGCGGTGCGGCATTTGTTTTCCTTTCAGCAGGGCCGGCGACAAATACAGTAACAATGGGTGTCGTTGCTCAAATGTTTGGTAAAAAGGCACTGATTCTCTATCTTGGAAGCATCGCTTCTTTCAGTATCCTCTTTGGATATCTTTTCGATACCTTTTTTGGTAAGCTTGAGATACTGAATATTACTACTGAAGTTGAACATTTTAGTGTACTGGATACGGCAAGTACGATCGTAATGTTTGGTCTTATCGTATATTACTTCATAAAGAATAGATAA
- a CDS encoding DUF4139 domain-containing protein yields MKQILSSLSLALLTTLSHAASLHVYQDTAIYTYSPKSNYVGIAEGVLATCKGQPLPLEQRAECNNGERLCSEFNDLQNAQEQLESIQNNITLLDKIIELYQPTTLDAKMTIDAAKKISAERAKLVTTHQRAKIEFDLQKQAFYKQTSATLPLYYSQTCDVPTKLKFSNSAINFRTFYEADLSSENMVKVTQYLAVTNHSGVDIVVDDATFYYRMSQRTVHPVYFHPWIISKYQPPLPRSKSLLMKSAKMMDSAPAEMMSDALGAPAVEYVDAREYKVAHLELPSTGEPVKAEVNTWSAVMKCGLHTAPYANLNVYEQCSFTPQTQIETHSWEIKKGEELISSRAFGEYRENTYSVYTKIDEDIKVSRKPIVRKEKDTGFFGNTVRKKDGYILTLTNKSDKDKTITVTERIPTSETEEIEVKLLQINSDKKVDYNLLKDGKVEINVLLHAGEERTIEILFEIAYDKEMEITY; encoded by the coding sequence ATGAAACAGATACTATCTTCTCTATCTTTGGCACTACTTACAACACTTTCACACGCTGCATCACTTCATGTTTATCAAGATACGGCGATATATACCTACTCACCCAAAAGCAATTATGTTGGTATCGCAGAAGGAGTATTGGCAACTTGTAAAGGCCAGCCTTTGCCTCTGGAACAAAGAGCTGAATGCAATAACGGTGAGAGACTCTGCAGTGAATTTAATGATTTGCAAAATGCGCAAGAGCAACTAGAAAGTATTCAGAACAATATTACACTTCTTGACAAGATTATTGAACTGTATCAACCTACAACACTTGATGCAAAGATGACTATTGATGCTGCAAAAAAGATCAGTGCCGAGCGGGCAAAACTTGTCACCACACATCAAAGAGCAAAGATCGAGTTTGACCTTCAAAAACAGGCTTTTTATAAACAGACCAGTGCAACCTTGCCTTTGTACTACTCTCAAACATGTGATGTACCGACCAAGCTGAAGTTCTCAAATAGTGCCATAAACTTTAGAACTTTTTACGAAGCAGATCTGTCCTCAGAGAATATGGTGAAAGTGACACAGTATTTGGCAGTGACAAATCATTCAGGCGTAGATATTGTAGTGGATGATGCAACATTTTATTATCGTATGTCACAGCGTACGGTACATCCTGTATATTTTCATCCGTGGATCATCAGTAAATATCAGCCGCCGCTTCCGCGAAGTAAAAGTCTTTTAATGAAGAGTGCCAAGATGATGGACAGTGCTCCTGCAGAGATGATGTCAGATGCACTTGGCGCACCTGCTGTAGAGTATGTGGATGCAAGAGAGTATAAAGTAGCTCATCTTGAACTCCCTTCTACCGGCGAACCTGTCAAAGCCGAGGTGAACACCTGGAGTGCTGTAATGAAGTGCGGACTTCATACAGCTCCTTATGCAAATCTCAACGTGTACGAGCAATGCAGTTTTACACCACAAACACAGATAGAGACTCATTCATGGGAGATCAAAAAAGGAGAAGAGCTCATCTCCAGCCGTGCCTTTGGTGAGTATAGAGAGAATACCTATAGTGTTTATACAAAAATCGATGAGGATATCAAGGTCTCTCGTAAACCAATCGTTCGTAAAGAAAAAGATACAGGTTTTTTTGGAAATACCGTTCGTAAAAAAGACGGATATATCTTAACATTGACCAACAAGTCCGATAAGGATAAGACTATTACAGTGACTGAACGTATCCCTACCTCTGAGACCGAAGAGATAGAGGTCAAACTTTTGCAGATCAATTCTGATAAAAAAGTGGATTATAATCTACTAAAAGATGGTAAAGTAGAGATAAATGTACTCTTACATGCCGGTGAAGAGAGAACGATTGAGATCCTCTTTGAAATAGCTTATGATAAAGAGATGGAAATAACATATTAA
- a CDS encoding c-type cytochrome — protein sequence MLKRLILLLMISLFSTSFVNADDDFISHYEYGQMLYSYPRGVSCVECHGESGEGKVIAEFRDIHSKQQIIGPDIRQITLEKMIQALNDYHDIMPRYYLTDEEIKTIHDFLQEKYKRMNAKRK from the coding sequence ATGTTGAAACGTCTTATCTTGTTACTTATGATATCATTGTTCAGTACTTCATTCGTAAATGCTGATGATGATTTCATTTCACATTATGAGTATGGACAAATGCTCTACAGCTATCCACGGGGTGTAAGCTGTGTAGAGTGTCATGGAGAATCAGGGGAAGGGAAAGTGATCGCTGAATTTCGTGACATTCACAGTAAACAGCAGATCATAGGTCCGGATATTCGCCAAATTACACTCGAAAAGATGATCCAGGCACTTAATGACTACCATGACATCATGCCGCGTTACTACCTTACAGATGAAGAGATCAAAACGATCCATGATTTTTTACAAGAGAAGTATAAAAGAATGAATGCTAAGAGAAAGTGA
- the folD gene encoding bifunctional methylenetetrahydrofolate dehydrogenase/methenyltetrahydrofolate cyclohydrolase FolD, with protein sequence MQLIDGKALANKIQTTITGEVTKLKQEKNIVPGLAVVIVGDDPASHAYVNMKAKACEKVGFYSIVHKMPDTISQEEIIEIINMMNKNPHIHGILVQLPLPKHIDTDRILEVIDPKKDVDGFHAYNVGRMVTGLDSFVPCTPLGVMKMFEAYNIDLQGKDICVVGASNIVGKPMASLLLNANATVTITHIYTKDLKAHTSRADIVVVGVGVPGLIKEDMVKEGAIVIDIGTNRIADGSLVGDVDFENVSKKCSYITPVPGGVGPMTITMLLENTLKAAQQGI encoded by the coding sequence ATGCAACTGATCGATGGTAAAGCCTTAGCCAACAAAATACAAACAACAATTACCGGTGAAGTCACTAAACTAAAGCAGGAAAAGAATATTGTTCCAGGATTAGCAGTCGTAATCGTAGGCGATGATCCTGCAAGCCATGCTTATGTTAACATGAAAGCAAAAGCGTGTGAGAAGGTAGGTTTCTACTCTATCGTGCATAAAATGCCTGATACAATCTCTCAAGAAGAGATCATCGAAATTATCAATATGATGAACAAAAATCCTCACATTCATGGTATCCTCGTTCAGCTTCCGCTCCCTAAACATATTGATACAGACCGTATCCTTGAAGTCATTGATCCGAAAAAAGACGTGGATGGTTTCCATGCATACAATGTAGGCCGTATGGTCACAGGTCTGGATAGTTTTGTCCCATGTACGCCACTTGGTGTTATGAAAATGTTCGAAGCTTACAATATCGATCTACAGGGGAAAGATATCTGTGTGGTAGGTGCAAGTAATATCGTAGGAAAGCCTATGGCTTCCTTACTACTCAATGCCAATGCGACAGTAACGATCACCCATATCTATACTAAAGACCTTAAAGCGCATACAAGTAGAGCAGATATCGTGGTAGTAGGTGTAGGTGTACCGGGATTGATCAAAGAGGATATGGTCAAAGAAGGAGCGATCGTGATCGATATCGGTACAAACCGTATCGCAGACGGTTCACTCGTTGGTGATGTTGATTTTGAAAATGTCAGCAAAAAATGTAGTTATATCACTCCTGTACCGGGCGGTGTAGGTCCTATGACGATTACAATGCTTTTAGAAAACACGCTCAAAGCAGCACAACAAGGTATTTAA
- the lepB gene encoding signal peptidase I, whose product MKKVLSSAYRFSSSWTGTIIIVLFLIFFVAQSFVIPSGSMKRTQLIGDFLFAKKFSYGIPTPHLPWLEVPVLPDFNGNGHLIEGPRPQREDIVIFRKPQTPKVHFVKRCVAVGGDELLYMDKRLLIHFHDLTTEAQIKEKYPEAKILSIRGRLWAENPYMSKYPGIQYAPENFTSFEYLAMLYNNHKSLDMYPVYLEELGENAFYKKVEEDHFYMIGDNRDNSNDSRMWGSVAYKYIVGKPWLIYMSLEFRSYDEVLHGDTYGNGKDNARLSRVCGDHALESDECKTLWNNQRYTVRWGRVGRLIDTIQYEEPIE is encoded by the coding sequence GTGAAAAAAGTTCTCTCTTCAGCATACCGATTCTCCAGTTCATGGACCGGGACGATCATCATCGTACTGTTCTTGATCTTCTTTGTTGCACAATCCTTTGTGATCCCTAGCGGTTCGATGAAACGTACACAGCTTATCGGGGATTTCCTTTTTGCAAAAAAATTCAGTTACGGTATCCCTACCCCTCACCTTCCATGGCTTGAAGTACCGGTACTTCCTGACTTTAATGGGAATGGACACCTTATTGAAGGACCTCGTCCACAACGTGAAGATATCGTTATCTTCCGTAAACCTCAGACACCAAAAGTACACTTTGTAAAGCGTTGTGTGGCTGTAGGCGGTGATGAACTGCTTTATATGGATAAAAGACTGCTGATCCATTTTCATGACCTCACCACTGAAGCACAGATCAAAGAAAAGTATCCAGAAGCAAAAATACTTAGCATCAGAGGAAGACTTTGGGCAGAGAATCCTTATATGAGTAAATATCCGGGTATCCAGTATGCCCCTGAAAACTTTACGTCCTTTGAATACCTAGCTATGCTTTACAATAACCACAAATCACTTGATATGTACCCTGTATACCTTGAAGAGCTGGGAGAAAACGCATTCTATAAAAAGGTTGAAGAGGATCATTTCTATATGATAGGAGACAACCGTGATAACTCCAATGACAGTCGTATGTGGGGATCTGTAGCTTACAAATATATTGTCGGCAAACCTTGGCTGATCTATATGAGTCTTGAGTTTAGATCTTATGATGAAGTACTACATGGTGACACGTACGGCAATGGAAAAGACAATGCTAGACTTAGCCGTGTGTGTGGGGATCATGCGCTAGAGTCAGATGAGTGTAAAACACTCTGGAACAACCAGCGTTATACTGTGAGATGGGGACGTGTCGGAAGGCTTATTGATACGATCCAATACGAAGAACCTATTGAGTAA